A genomic region of Xanthomonas fragariae contains the following coding sequences:
- a CDS encoding NUDIX hydrolase produces MADATVQQQLAAYRVRWPDEAELAEQFAQLLDDATDPFVRERVEGHFTGSAWLVSADGTRTLLTHHRKLQRKLQRWLQPGGHADGDRDLAQVALREAEEESGLNGLRLLDADIFDLDRHWIPAHGEVAGHWHYDARYVVVAGADEEFEVSEESLALAWRPIAELLAEPALDPSMRRLAEKWVGRGCQAAGLSKTC; encoded by the coding sequence ATGGCGGATGCAACTGTGCAACAGCAATTGGCGGCCTACCGCGTGCGCTGGCCAGATGAGGCCGAGCTCGCCGAGCAGTTCGCGCAGCTGCTGGACGATGCCACCGATCCGTTCGTGCGCGAGCGTGTCGAAGGGCATTTCACCGGCTCGGCATGGCTGGTCAGCGCCGACGGAACACGCACGCTGCTGACCCATCACCGCAAGCTGCAACGCAAGCTGCAACGCTGGCTGCAGCCGGGCGGACACGCCGACGGCGACCGCGATCTGGCGCAGGTCGCGTTGCGCGAAGCGGAAGAGGAATCAGGCTTGAACGGTTTGCGCCTGCTCGATGCGGATATCTTCGATTTGGACCGCCACTGGATTCCAGCGCATGGCGAGGTCGCCGGGCACTGGCATTACGACGCGCGCTATGTCGTGGTGGCCGGTGCAGACGAGGAATTCGAAGTCAGCGAGGAATCGCTGGCGTTGGCCTGGCGCCCGATCGCCGAGTTACTTGCAGAGCCAGCGCTGGATCCATCGATGCGGCGCTTGGCGGAGAAGTGGGTGGGGCGTGGGTGTCAAGCAGCTGGATTGAGCAAAACGTGCTGA
- the yeiP gene encoding elongation factor P-like protein YeiP — protein MKANDIKKGNVVEYNGGIYQIRDIERSSPQGRGGNVRFRFIMYSVPGGVKTDASFDADDNLPEVELLRRLSTFSYKDGEAFVFMDDEDFTPYTLDADVIGTDVGYITDGLTGIYVQVIDDQPVAVQLPQTVTLEVVETPPELKGGTATKRPKPAKLTTGMEIMVPEYITNGERVLVNTTTGEFAGRAD, from the coding sequence ATGAAAGCTAACGACATCAAGAAAGGCAACGTCGTCGAATACAACGGCGGCATTTACCAGATCCGCGACATCGAGCGCAGCTCGCCGCAGGGCCGCGGTGGAAATGTGCGCTTCCGTTTCATCATGTACAGCGTGCCGGGCGGCGTGAAAACCGACGCCAGCTTCGATGCCGACGACAACCTGCCGGAAGTGGAACTGCTGCGTCGTCTGTCTACGTTTTCGTACAAGGATGGCGAGGCGTTCGTGTTTATGGACGACGAAGACTTCACGCCCTACACGCTGGACGCGGATGTGATCGGCACCGACGTAGGCTACATTACCGACGGCCTGACCGGCATCTACGTGCAGGTCATCGACGACCAGCCGGTGGCCGTGCAATTACCACAAACGGTGACGCTGGAAGTGGTCGAAACTCCGCCGGAATTGAAGGGCGGCACCGCCACCAAGCGCCCCAAGCCGGCCAAGCTCACTACCGGCATGGAAATCATGGTGCCCGAGTACATCACCAACGGTGAGCGCGTGCTGGTCAACACCACCACGGGCGAATTTGCCGGTCGCGCCGACTGA
- a CDS encoding DUF4105 domain-containing protein: MNLRWRCGWVLLAAMIAPQAHAQLLIEVAPLDLTPAEIDATHALVRQVAQRLPQGWTQRLTTPIQLQWRTDLPAQVHGRAIGQRILLDRRLLQAWSAQSEHARTDIDTPATRAAMAALVHELAHVLDRGAHSAFSRDGRLRDLAGWQVRPWRIGRSANQFSDRIPDDYERRSPAEFVAVNLEHYVLDADYPCRRPALAAWFAEHIGASREVLPCGTTLPYLQADNDAGAMSLLTLDPSRVYAVDYLLAEGNEQPMSRWGHSMLRLVICAPGRTPGPECRLDLQYHRVLSFRAFVGDVQISSWRGLTGSYPSRLFVLPLNQVVDEYTKVELRALSSVPLKLTPDEIAALLARAAQVHWSYDGRYYFIGNNCAVETFKLLHDGVPRLAGAGLLSITPRGLRHRLQRAGIADMQVLDDPAQAIRQGYYFESAAAHYQAMFAVIRRSIPVPQTRVAQWLDAQPAARAQWFEQGGLRETAAALLLEQAALRRQQLLTRDALKRLLRPGVAERETVQGQLQSLFARQAQLSHPATLLGISSYGLPQAEEQRKLTARVAQESAVLVDGWKQLQALGRQQLPAEVRNGLEQGEANIAQLQARLRMLARGAAAADKMQLDMRIPLRAQ, encoded by the coding sequence GTGAACCTGCGCTGGCGATGCGGTTGGGTGTTGCTGGCCGCAATGATCGCACCGCAAGCGCATGCCCAATTGCTGATTGAAGTCGCGCCGCTGGACCTGACTCCGGCGGAGATCGATGCTACTCACGCGCTAGTGCGACAGGTGGCACAGCGTCTGCCGCAGGGCTGGACGCAGCGGCTTACGACGCCGATCCAGCTGCAATGGCGCACCGATCTGCCGGCGCAGGTGCATGGTCGTGCGATCGGTCAGCGCATTCTGCTCGATCGTAGATTGCTGCAAGCATGGAGCGCGCAGTCCGAACACGCGCGCACCGATATCGACACGCCCGCCACGCGGGCAGCGATGGCAGCGCTCGTGCACGAGCTGGCGCATGTGCTCGATCGCGGCGCACACAGCGCATTCTCACGCGATGGGCGCTTGCGCGATCTTGCCGGTTGGCAGGTGCGGCCCTGGCGGATCGGACGCAGCGCAAACCAGTTCAGCGACCGCATTCCAGACGACTACGAGCGTCGCAGTCCTGCTGAGTTCGTTGCGGTCAATCTCGAACATTACGTACTGGATGCCGACTATCCCTGCCGACGCCCCGCGCTGGCTGCGTGGTTTGCCGAGCACATCGGTGCATCACGTGAGGTGCTGCCGTGTGGGACGACACTGCCGTATCTGCAGGCCGACAACGACGCCGGTGCGATGTCACTGCTGACGTTGGACCCGTCGCGCGTGTACGCGGTGGACTATCTGCTCGCCGAGGGCAACGAACAGCCGATGAGTCGCTGGGGCCACAGCATGTTGCGTCTGGTGATCTGCGCGCCCGGTCGCACGCCTGGGCCGGAATGTCGCCTGGATCTGCAATATCACCGCGTGCTGTCGTTCCGCGCCTTCGTCGGCGATGTGCAGATTTCCAGCTGGCGCGGGCTCACTGGCTCTTATCCATCGCGATTGTTCGTGCTGCCGTTGAATCAGGTCGTTGACGAATACACCAAGGTGGAATTGCGCGCGCTGTCGTCGGTGCCGCTGAAGCTGACGCCTGACGAGATCGCCGCACTGCTCGCACGCGCCGCGCAAGTACATTGGAGTTACGACGGGCGTTACTACTTCATCGGCAATAACTGTGCGGTGGAAACCTTCAAGCTGCTGCACGACGGTGTGCCACGGCTGGCTGGGGCCGGATTGTTGTCGATCACCCCGCGCGGGCTGCGACATCGCTTGCAGCGCGCCGGCATTGCCGACATGCAGGTGCTGGACGACCCGGCGCAGGCGATCCGGCAAGGTTATTACTTCGAATCGGCGGCCGCGCATTACCAGGCCATGTTCGCGGTGATTCGGCGCAGCATCCCGGTGCCGCAAACGCGCGTGGCGCAATGGCTGGACGCGCAGCCCGCAGCCCGTGCACAGTGGTTCGAGCAAGGCGGCCTGCGCGAAACAGCGGCGGCGTTGTTGCTGGAGCAGGCGGCATTACGACGCCAGCAATTGCTGACACGCGATGCGCTCAAGCGGTTGTTGCGCCCCGGCGTGGCCGAGCGTGAGACGGTACAGGGCCAGCTGCAATCGCTGTTCGCGCGGCAGGCGCAGCTCAGTCACCCGGCGACATTGCTAGGTATCTCCAGTTACGGACTACCGCAGGCAGAGGAGCAGCGAAAATTGACCGCGCGCGTGGCGCAGGAAAGCGCAGTGTTGGTCGACGGTTGGAAACAACTACAAGCGCTGGGTCGGCAGCAATTACCGGCCGAGGTGCGTAACGGATTGGAGCAGGGCGAAGCCAACATCGCGCAGTTGCAGGCCCGGTTGCGCATGCTCGCGCGTGGCGCCGCGGCCGCCGACAAAATGCAGTTGGACATGCGCATACCCTTGCGGGCGCAATAG
- a CDS encoding hydroxymethylglutaryl-CoA lyase gives MNDFVRIVEVGPRDGLQNEAQQIATADKIALIDQLSATGLRTIEATSFVSPRWVPQLADAAEVFAGVAQVPGIAYPVLVPNLQGYTRARAACAQEVAVFTAASETFNRTNTNAGIEESIERFRPILEQAVLDGVRVRGYVSTVLGCPYQGEVPVADVVDVAQRLYALGCYEVSLGDTIGVGTPVRARQMLAAVAQAVPMSALAVHFHDTYGQALANIAACLEQGVRVVDSAVSGAGGCPYAKGASGNVASEDVVYLLHGSGMQTGIDLPALARTGRWLAQLLGRDTGSKVGKALAAAG, from the coding sequence GTGAACGACTTCGTCCGTATTGTCGAAGTCGGCCCGCGCGACGGCTTGCAGAACGAGGCGCAGCAGATCGCCACTGCCGACAAGATCGCGCTGATCGATCAGCTGTCGGCCACCGGCTTGCGCACCATCGAGGCAACCAGTTTCGTCAGCCCACGCTGGGTGCCGCAGCTGGCCGATGCGGCCGAGGTGTTCGCCGGCGTCGCGCAAGTGCCGGGCATCGCCTACCCGGTGCTGGTGCCGAATTTGCAGGGGTATACGCGTGCACGCGCGGCCTGTGCGCAGGAAGTGGCGGTGTTCACCGCGGCGTCGGAGACGTTCAATCGCACCAATACCAATGCCGGCATCGAGGAATCGATCGAGCGGTTTCGCCCGATCCTGGAACAAGCCGTCCTCGATGGCGTGCGCGTGCGCGGCTATGTCTCCACCGTGTTGGGTTGCCCGTATCAAGGCGAGGTGCCGGTGGCCGACGTGGTCGATGTCGCGCAACGGCTGTACGCGCTGGGCTGCTACGAAGTTTCGCTGGGCGACACCATTGGTGTCGGCACGCCGGTCAGGGCGCGCCAGATGTTGGCCGCTGTGGCGCAGGCAGTGCCGATGTCGGCGTTGGCCGTGCATTTTCACGACACCTATGGCCAGGCGCTGGCCAACATCGCCGCCTGCCTGGAACAGGGCGTGCGCGTGGTCGATTCGGCGGTGTCCGGCGCTGGCGGTTGCCCGTACGCCAAGGGCGCCAGCGGCAACGTCGCCAGCGAAGACGTGGTCTATCTGCTGCATGGATCGGGCATGCAGACCGGGATCGACCTACCTGCCCTTGCCCGCACCGGCCGCTGGTTGGCGCAGTTGCTCGGTCGCGACACCGGCAGCAAGGTCGGTAAGGCGTTGGCGGCTGCAGGCTGA
- a CDS encoding SDR family NAD(P)-dependent oxidoreductase — MQPSSVLTIVTGGVSGLGLAVAQRIVADGGKVALFDVNADKAEAALALLGAGNAHYFATDVTDEAQVAANVAQAAQALGGLNLAVNCAGILGTGRVLGKEATMPLASFRHTVLVNLVGSFNVAKAAAEVMQHNAAGDDGERGVIINTASVAAFEGQIGQAAYAASKGGVVGMTLPMARELARFGIRVMTIAPGVFWTPMVDGMPDTVQQSLAASIPFPSRLGQPDEYADTVSFILRNRYLNGEVIRLDGGVRLAPK; from the coding sequence ATGCAGCCATCCTCTGTCCTCACCATCGTCACCGGCGGCGTTTCCGGCCTGGGCCTGGCCGTGGCGCAACGCATCGTGGCCGACGGCGGCAAGGTCGCGTTGTTCGACGTCAACGCCGACAAGGCTGAGGCCGCGCTCGCGCTGCTGGGTGCCGGCAACGCGCATTATTTCGCCACCGATGTCACCGATGAGGCCCAGGTCGCCGCCAATGTGGCGCAGGCCGCGCAGGCACTGGGCGGGCTCAACCTTGCGGTGAATTGCGCCGGCATCCTGGGTACGGGCCGGGTGCTAGGCAAGGAAGCGACGATGCCGCTGGCGAGCTTCCGTCACACCGTGCTGGTCAACCTGGTCGGCAGCTTCAATGTCGCCAAGGCAGCGGCTGAGGTGATGCAGCACAACGCGGCTGGTGACGACGGCGAGCGCGGCGTGATCATCAATACCGCTTCGGTCGCCGCTTTTGAGGGCCAGATCGGCCAGGCCGCGTATGCTGCAAGCAAGGGCGGCGTGGTCGGCATGACCCTACCGATGGCCCGCGAACTGGCACGCTTCGGCATCCGCGTGATGACGATTGCGCCTGGCGTGTTCTGGACCCCGATGGTCGACGGCATGCCCGACACCGTGCAGCAATCGCTGGCCGCCTCGATCCCGTTCCCCTCACGCCTCGGCCAGCCGGACGAATACGCCGACACCGTCTCATTCATCCTGCGCAATCGCTACCTCAATGGCGAAGTGATTCGTCTGGACGGCGGCGTGCGGTTGGCGCCGAAGTAG
- a CDS encoding FAD-binding oxidoreductase translates to MTDPRIVSLQQAVPALRLKTEPADLEHYGRDWTRRWTPNPLAIALPGSVDEVQAVVRWANAQGVAVVPSGGRTGLSGGAVAANGELVLSLERLNKPLDFNAVDRTLTVQAGMPLEAVHNAAREHGLVYPVDFAARGSCSIGGNIATNAGGIRVIRYGNTREWVAGLKVVTGAGELLELNNALLKNSSGYDFRHLMIGSEGTLGIVVEATLRLTDPPPPSNVMLLALPSFEVLMQVFAAFRAQLRLEAFEFFTDRALEHVLAHGAQAPFAEVHPYYVVTEFAAGDEAQEASAMAAFETCMDQGWVSDGVISQSDAQAAQLWRLREGITEALARYTPYKNDVSVRISAMPAFLAETQALLHDAYPHFDVVWFGHIGDGNLHINVLKSDDTTRADFVAACDQVTKLLAQALQRFDGSISAEHGIGLVKKAYLWSTRSAAEIALMRGIKHVLDPHLLLNPGKLFEMDDAPVTTRAG, encoded by the coding sequence ATGACCGATCCCCGCATTGTTTCCTTGCAACAGGCCGTGCCCGCGTTGCGTTTGAAGACCGAGCCGGCCGACCTGGAGCATTACGGCCGCGACTGGACGCGGCGCTGGACGCCGAACCCGCTCGCCATCGCGCTGCCTGGTTCGGTGGACGAAGTCCAAGCGGTGGTGCGCTGGGCAAATGCGCAAGGCGTGGCGGTGGTGCCATCGGGCGGACGCACCGGCCTGTCTGGCGGTGCAGTGGCCGCCAACGGCGAGCTGGTGCTGAGCCTGGAGCGCTTGAACAAGCCGCTGGATTTCAATGCCGTGGATCGCACCCTCACCGTGCAGGCTGGCATGCCGCTGGAAGCGGTACACAATGCCGCGCGCGAGCATGGTCTGGTCTATCCGGTGGACTTCGCAGCGCGTGGTTCGTGTTCGATCGGCGGCAATATCGCCACCAATGCCGGCGGCATCCGCGTGATCCGCTATGGCAATACGCGCGAATGGGTGGCCGGTTTGAAAGTGGTCACTGGTGCAGGCGAGCTGCTAGAACTCAACAATGCGTTGTTGAAAAACTCCAGCGGCTACGATTTCCGCCATCTGATGATCGGCTCCGAGGGCACGCTCGGTATCGTGGTAGAAGCGACGTTGCGGCTGACCGACCCGCCGCCGCCAAGCAACGTGATGCTGCTGGCGCTGCCCTCGTTCGAGGTGTTGATGCAGGTGTTTGCCGCGTTCCGCGCGCAGCTGCGTCTGGAAGCGTTCGAATTCTTCACCGACCGCGCGCTGGAGCACGTGCTTGCGCACGGGGCGCAAGCGCCGTTTGCCGAGGTCCATCCGTATTACGTGGTCACCGAATTCGCCGCAGGCGATGAGGCGCAGGAAGCCTCTGCGATGGCCGCGTTCGAGACCTGCATGGATCAAGGCTGGGTCAGCGATGGAGTGATCAGCCAGAGCGATGCACAGGCAGCCCAACTATGGCGGCTGCGCGAAGGCATCACCGAGGCGCTGGCGCGCTACACGCCATACAAGAACGATGTGTCGGTGCGCATCTCTGCGATGCCGGCATTTTTGGCCGAAACGCAGGCGTTATTGCACGATGCCTATCCGCACTTCGATGTGGTGTGGTTCGGCCATATCGGCGATGGCAACTTGCATATCAACGTGCTCAAGTCCGACGACACGACGCGAGCCGATTTCGTGGCTGCCTGCGATCAGGTGACCAAGTTGTTGGCGCAAGCCTTGCAGCGTTTCGATGGCAGCATCTCCGCCGAACATGGCATCGGCTTGGTCAAGAAGGCGTACCTGTGGAGTACGCGCTCTGCGGCCGAAATCGCGTTGATGCGTGGGATCAAACATGTGCTTGATCCTCATCTTTTGCTGAATCCCGGCAAGCTGTTCGAGATGGACGACGCGCCGGTTACCACGCGTGCCGGTTAG
- a CDS encoding DUF2388 domain-containing protein produces MMRSLVFCALTLLPLAAFASSLAGTSAGASSAGSSDSSSSGDDKVVADAREDAAGFVASDGVIRGARLEAALLQLRSRSDAARLSSDLELAQSILAQ; encoded by the coding sequence ATGATGCGCTCTCTCGTGTTTTGCGCTTTGACGCTGCTGCCGCTGGCAGCATTCGCATCCAGTCTGGCCGGTACCTCAGCGGGGGCATCGTCTGCTGGTTCGTCCGATAGCAGCAGTTCCGGTGACGATAAAGTGGTTGCCGACGCACGCGAAGACGCGGCCGGTTTTGTCGCCAGCGATGGCGTGATCCGCGGCGCGCGTCTGGAGGCGGCGCTGTTGCAGTTGCGCAGCCGTAGCGATGCAGCGCGGCTGTCCAGTGACCTGGAACTGGCTCAGTCCATCCTGGCCCAGTGA
- a CDS encoding amino acid permease — MLKSLLRVKPIEPAGRVDAGEPVEGSLQGEATLQRTLTAKHLIMLGIGAVIGAGIFVLTGQAAANHAGPAVMLSFVFAGVACAFAGLCYAEFAAMMPVSGSAYSYSYATLGEGIAWFIGWCLVLEYLFAGSSVAVGWSAYLISFLTGTLGFPFPVELAGAPLAWDGHGFVSSGNIVNLPAVLIVAAVSVLCYIGVTQSAVANAIVVAIKVVVICLFVGFGIAYIDPANWHPFIPENTGPGQFGWSGVFRAASIVFFSYIGFDAVSTSAGEAKDPQKNMPIGILVSLAVCTVIYIIVCAVLTGLLPYTQLGTAKPVATALEAHPQLIWLKTAVEIGAIAGLSSVVLVMLMAQPRIFYTMAKDGLMPALFGKVHPKFHTPYVGTIFVGAVAALLAGVIPLNVLGELVSMGTLLAFATVCAGVMMLRFTKPDLPRPFRVPLAMLICPLGTLACVFLFFQAFQEHWKVFVGWTVIGLFIYFGYGIRHSRLAKA, encoded by the coding sequence ATGTTGAAGTCTCTGTTGAGGGTCAAACCGATCGAACCCGCTGGACGTGTCGATGCGGGCGAACCGGTCGAAGGCAGCCTGCAAGGCGAGGCCACGCTGCAACGGACCCTTACCGCCAAGCACCTGATCATGCTCGGCATCGGCGCGGTGATCGGCGCCGGTATCTTCGTCCTCACCGGCCAGGCCGCTGCCAACCATGCAGGCCCGGCAGTGATGCTCTCATTCGTGTTTGCCGGCGTGGCCTGCGCCTTCGCCGGCCTGTGCTATGCAGAGTTCGCGGCGATGATGCCGGTCTCCGGCAGTGCCTATTCGTATTCATACGCTACGCTCGGCGAAGGCATCGCCTGGTTCATCGGCTGGTGCTTGGTGCTGGAATACCTATTCGCTGGCTCCAGCGTCGCAGTCGGTTGGTCCGCCTACTTGATCAGCTTCCTGACCGGCACCCTCGGATTTCCGTTCCCGGTGGAGCTGGCGGGTGCGCCGTTGGCCTGGGACGGCCATGGCTTTGTCAGCTCCGGCAACATCGTCAACCTGCCGGCCGTGCTGATCGTCGCTGCGGTGAGCGTGCTGTGCTACATCGGTGTCACCCAATCGGCGGTCGCCAATGCAATTGTGGTGGCGATCAAGGTGGTGGTGATCTGCCTGTTTGTCGGCTTCGGCATTGCCTACATCGACCCGGCGAACTGGCACCCCTTCATCCCGGAGAACACCGGGCCGGGCCAGTTCGGCTGGAGCGGGGTGTTTCGCGCGGCCTCCATTGTGTTCTTCTCGTATATCGGCTTCGACGCGGTGTCCACCTCCGCCGGTGAAGCCAAGGATCCGCAGAAGAACATGCCGATCGGCATCTTGGTGTCGCTGGCGGTCTGCACCGTCATCTACATCATCGTCTGCGCGGTGTTGACCGGATTGCTGCCTTACACCCAGCTCGGCACCGCCAAACCGGTGGCCACTGCGCTGGAAGCCCACCCGCAACTGATCTGGTTGAAAACCGCGGTGGAAATCGGCGCAATCGCCGGGCTGTCCTCGGTGGTGCTGGTGATGCTGATGGCGCAGCCACGCATCTTCTACACCATGGCCAAGGATGGGTTGATGCCCGCACTGTTCGGCAAGGTGCATCCTAAGTTCCACACTCCCTACGTCGGCACGATCTTTGTCGGCGCGGTCGCGGCGCTGCTGGCCGGGGTGATTCCGTTGAACGTGCTGGGCGAACTGGTGTCGATGGGCACCCTGCTCGCCTTCGCCACCGTCTGTGCCGGCGTGATGATGCTGCGCTTTACCAAGCCGGATCTGCCACGTCCGTTCCGTGTGCCGCTGGCGATGCTGATCTGCCCGCTGGGTACATTGGCCTGTGTGTTCCTGTTCTTCCAGGCGTTCCAGGAGCACTGGAAGGTATTTGTGGGCTGGACCGTGATCGGTCTGTTTATCTATTTCGGCTACGGCATCCGCCACAGCCGTCTGGCCAAGGCCTGA
- a CDS encoding amino acid permease, translating to MFKQLWTTKHPHASHEAADGLGLQRALGPWGLTALGIGAVIGGGIFVITGQAAADHAGPAIMLSFVLAAVCCAFCAMAYAEFAAMVPVSGSAYTYTYATFGELAAWFIGWMLVLEYGVSASAVAVSWTGYFLSLLEHLGIHLPAALVSAPLDGKLQRTGAIANLPAAGIVSLLTWLCYVGIRKSSAMNMAMVILKTGLILLVIAVGWKYVDTANWHPFIPANEGPGKYGMEGVLRGAAMVFFAYIGFEAVSVAAQESHRPQRDLPIGMALSLVICTVLYIAMAAVMTGLVPYTLLGTDEPVVTAVAAHPQLAWLRVIVEVGALIGLSSVVLVMIIGQPRIFMIIARDGLLPSIFTRIHPKYRTPHVNTVITGIGIALLAAVFPLDVLGELTSMGTLIAFAAVCAGVLILRRTHPELPRPFRMPVAWLICSAGVLSCLALLSAMTLHNWMLMGLWTLVGLVIYFGYGYRHSRLRDGC from the coding sequence ATGTTCAAACAACTGTGGACCACCAAGCACCCGCACGCCAGTCATGAGGCGGCCGACGGGCTGGGCCTGCAACGCGCGCTCGGGCCGTGGGGACTGACCGCCCTTGGCATCGGCGCGGTGATCGGCGGCGGCATCTTCGTCATCACCGGCCAGGCCGCGGCCGATCATGCCGGCCCGGCGATCATGCTCTCGTTCGTGCTCGCCGCGGTGTGCTGCGCGTTCTGCGCGATGGCCTACGCCGAATTCGCCGCGATGGTGCCGGTATCCGGCAGCGCCTACACCTATACCTATGCCACCTTCGGCGAACTGGCGGCGTGGTTCATCGGCTGGATGCTGGTGCTCGAATACGGCGTCTCGGCGTCCGCAGTGGCGGTCAGCTGGACCGGCTATTTCCTCAGCCTGCTCGAACACCTCGGCATCCACTTGCCGGCCGCATTGGTCAGCGCTCCGTTGGACGGCAAGCTGCAGCGCACCGGCGCGATCGCCAACCTGCCCGCTGCCGGCATCGTATCGCTACTGACCTGGCTGTGTTATGTGGGCATCCGCAAGTCGTCGGCGATGAACATGGCCATGGTGATCCTCAAGACCGGACTGATTTTGCTGGTGATCGCGGTGGGCTGGAAGTATGTGGACACCGCCAACTGGCACCCCTTCATCCCAGCCAACGAAGGCCCGGGCAAGTACGGTATGGAAGGCGTGCTGCGCGGCGCGGCGATGGTGTTCTTCGCCTACATCGGTTTCGAGGCGGTGTCGGTGGCGGCGCAGGAATCGCATCGCCCGCAGCGCGATCTGCCGATCGGCATGGCTCTGTCGCTGGTCATCTGCACCGTGCTCTACATCGCGATGGCCGCAGTGATGACCGGCCTTGTGCCCTACACCTTGCTCGGCACCGACGAGCCGGTGGTGACCGCCGTGGCGGCGCATCCGCAACTGGCCTGGTTGCGCGTGATCGTGGAAGTGGGTGCATTGATCGGGTTGTCGTCGGTGGTGCTGGTGATGATCATCGGGCAGCCGCGCATCTTCATGATCATCGCGCGCGATGGCTTGCTGCCGTCGATCTTCACTCGCATCCATCCCAAGTACCGCACCCCGCACGTCAATACCGTCATCACCGGCATCGGCATCGCTTTACTGGCGGCGGTGTTCCCGTTGGATGTGCTGGGCGAGCTGACCTCGATGGGCACGCTGATCGCCTTCGCGGCAGTGTGCGCTGGCGTGCTGATCTTGCGCCGCACCCACCCGGAACTGCCGCGTCCGTTCCGCATGCCGGTGGCCTGGCTGATCTGCAGCGCCGGCGTGTTGAGCTGCCTGGCATTGCTGTCGGCGATGACCCTGCACAACTGGATGCTGATGGGCTTGTGGACGCTGGTCGGGCTGGTGATCTATTTCGGCTATGGCTATCGGCACAGCCGCCTGCGCGACGGTTGCTGA
- the serA gene encoding phosphoglycerate dehydrogenase has product MSPKRTSFPKQDIRVLLLEGISQTAVDVFRAAGYSQIELHAKSLPEDELKARIADAHIVGIRSRTQLSAEVLAHAKRLIAVGCFCIGTNQVDLDAVELAGIPVFNAPYSNTRSVAELVIAEAILLLRGIPQKNAQCHRGGWSKSATGSHETRGKVLGIVGYGHIGTQVGVLAESLGMQVIFHDIETKLSLGNARAAIDLDDLLARSDVVTLHVPETRSTKDMIGAAELARMKHGAHLINASRGTVIDIDALDAALTSGQIGGAAVDVFPIEPKGNGDAFESPLTAHDNVILTPHVGGSTLEAQDNIGVEVAAKLVRYSDNGSTLSAVNFPEVTLPEHPDSLRLLHIHRNVPGVLSQINELFSRHNVNIDGQFLRTDPKVGYVVIDISASETQAIALKQALALIQGTLRTRILF; this is encoded by the coding sequence ATGTCGCCGAAAAGAACCTCGTTTCCCAAGCAGGACATCCGCGTTCTGTTGCTGGAAGGCATCAGCCAGACCGCCGTGGACGTGTTCCGCGCCGCCGGTTATTCGCAGATCGAACTGCATGCCAAGTCGTTGCCGGAAGACGAACTCAAGGCGCGCATCGCCGACGCGCACATCGTTGGCATCCGCTCGCGTACGCAGTTGAGCGCCGAGGTGCTGGCGCATGCCAAGCGGTTGATCGCGGTGGGTTGCTTCTGCATCGGCACCAATCAGGTCGATCTGGATGCGGTCGAACTGGCCGGCATTCCTGTGTTCAATGCACCCTACTCAAACACCCGCAGCGTGGCCGAACTGGTCATCGCTGAGGCGATTCTGTTGCTGCGTGGCATCCCGCAGAAGAATGCGCAATGCCATCGTGGTGGTTGGTCGAAGTCGGCTACTGGTAGCCACGAAACGCGCGGCAAGGTGCTCGGCATCGTCGGTTACGGACACATCGGCACCCAGGTCGGCGTGCTGGCCGAATCGTTGGGAATGCAGGTGATCTTCCACGACATCGAAACCAAGCTGTCGCTGGGCAACGCCCGCGCGGCGATCGACCTGGACGATCTGCTGGCACGCTCGGACGTGGTGACTTTGCACGTGCCCGAGACGCGGTCGACCAAGGACATGATCGGCGCAGCGGAGCTGGCGCGCATGAAGCACGGCGCGCATCTGATCAACGCCTCGCGCGGCACTGTGATCGACATCGATGCGCTGGATGCCGCGCTGACCTCAGGCCAGATCGGCGGCGCGGCGGTGGACGTGTTCCCGATCGAACCCAAGGGCAATGGCGATGCATTCGAATCGCCGTTGACCGCGCACGACAACGTGATCCTGACCCCGCACGTGGGCGGCAGCACGTTGGAGGCGCAGGACAATATCGGTGTCGAAGTGGCCGCCAAGTTGGTGCGTTATAGCGACAATGGCAGCACCTTGTCGGCGGTGAATTTCCCCGAAGTCACCCTGCCCGAGCACCCCGACAGCCTGCGCTTGCTGCATATCCATCGCAACGTGCCGGGCGTGCTGTCGCAGATCAACGAATTATTCTCGCGCCATAATGTCAACATCGACGGCCAGTTCCTGCGCACCGACCCCAAGGTTGGCTACGTGGTGATCGACATCAGCGCCAGCGAGACGCAAGCCATTGCATTGAAACAAGCGCTGGCGTTAATCCAGGGAACGTTGCGGACGCGAATTTTGTTTTGA